The following proteins come from a genomic window of Citrobacter europaeus:
- the nirC gene encoding nitrite transporter NirC: MFTDTINKCAANAARIARLSANNPLGFWVSSAMAGAYVGLGIILIFTLGNLLDPSVRPLVMGATFGIALTLVIIAGSELFTGHTMFLTLGVKAGTISHGQMWAILPQTWLGNLVGSVFVALLYSWGGGSLLPVDTSIVHSVALAKTTAPATVLFFKGALCNWLVCLAIWMAIRTEGAAKFLAIWWCLLAFIASGYEHSVANMTLFALSWFGHHSEAYTLSGIGHNLLWVTLGNTLSGVVFMGLGYWYATPKSERPVPAKINQPEAAANN, translated from the coding sequence ATGTTTACTGACACTATCAATAAGTGTGCGGCTAACGCTGCGCGCATCGCACGCCTGTCGGCTAATAATCCGCTCGGATTCTGGGTCAGTTCGGCAATGGCAGGGGCTTATGTCGGTCTCGGCATCATCCTTATTTTCACCCTCGGCAATCTGCTCGACCCGTCCGTACGTCCTCTGGTGATGGGGGCAACCTTTGGCATCGCTTTAACGCTGGTCATTATCGCCGGTTCGGAATTGTTTACCGGTCACACCATGTTCCTGACGCTCGGCGTCAAAGCGGGTACCATCAGCCACGGCCAGATGTGGGCTATCCTGCCGCAAACCTGGCTGGGTAACCTGGTCGGCTCCGTGTTTGTCGCCCTGCTTTACAGCTGGGGCGGCGGCAGCCTGCTGCCGGTTGATACCAGCATCGTCCATTCGGTTGCGCTGGCGAAAACGACCGCGCCTGCAACGGTGCTGTTCTTCAAAGGCGCGCTGTGTAACTGGTTGGTTTGTCTGGCAATCTGGATGGCAATCCGTACCGAAGGCGCGGCAAAATTCCTCGCTATCTGGTGGTGTCTGCTGGCGTTTATTGCTTCCGGCTACGAGCACTCGGTTGCCAACATGACGCTGTTTGCCCTCTCCTGGTTCGGTCACCACAGCGAAGCTTATACCCTGTCAGGAATTGGTCATAACCTGCTGTGGGTGACACTCGGTAATACTTTGTCCGGTGTCGTATTCATGGGATTGGGTTATTGGTATGCTACGCCAAAATCGGAGCGTCCTGTTCCGGCAAAAATCAACCAGCCAGAGGCTGCTGCCAATAATTAA
- the cysG gene encoding siroheme synthase CysG, translated as MDHLPIFCQLRDRDCLIVGGGDVAERKARLLLEAGARLTVNALAFIPQFKVWADEGMLTLVEGPFDESLLDACWLAIAATDDDTVNQSVSTAAESRRIFCNVVDAPKAASFIMPSIIDRSPLMVAVSSGGTSPVLARLLRERLESVLPQHLGQVAQYAGKLRSRVKQQFASMGERRRFWEKLFVNDRLAQSLANSDQKAVEETTEQLLSEPLDHRGEVVLVGAGPGDAGLLTLKGLQQIQQADVVVYDRLVSDDIMNLVRRDADRVFVGKRAGYHCVPQEEINQILLREAQQGKRVVRLKGGDPFIFGRGGEELETLCHAGIPFSVVPGITAASGCSAYSGIPLTHRDYAQSVRLVTGHLKTGGELDWENLAAEKQTLVFYMGLNQAATIQEKLIEFGMQPDMTVALVENGTSVKQRVVNGVLTQLGELAQQVESPALIIVGRVVGLRDKLNWFSNH; from the coding sequence GTGGATCATTTGCCTATATTTTGTCAACTACGTGACCGCGACTGCTTGATCGTCGGCGGTGGTGATGTCGCAGAACGCAAAGCGCGCTTACTGCTGGAAGCGGGCGCACGTTTAACGGTTAATGCGCTGGCGTTTATTCCGCAGTTCAAAGTATGGGCAGATGAAGGCATGCTGACGCTGGTTGAAGGGCCATTCGATGAGTCTCTGCTCGACGCCTGCTGGCTGGCTATCGCCGCCACCGATGACGATACCGTCAACCAAAGCGTCAGTACCGCCGCAGAATCACGCCGTATTTTCTGCAACGTGGTCGATGCGCCAAAAGCAGCCAGTTTTATCATGCCCTCCATTATCGACCGCTCGCCGCTGATGGTGGCGGTCTCCTCCGGCGGGACATCGCCGGTGCTTGCCCGTCTACTGCGTGAAAGACTTGAATCCGTATTGCCTCAGCATCTGGGCCAGGTCGCGCAGTATGCCGGCAAGTTGCGTTCCCGAGTGAAGCAACAGTTTGCCAGCATGGGAGAGCGTCGTCGCTTCTGGGAAAAATTGTTCGTGAATGACCGCCTGGCGCAGTCGCTGGCGAACAGTGACCAGAAAGCCGTCGAGGAAACCACCGAGCAGTTGCTTAGCGAACCGTTGGATCATCGCGGGGAAGTGGTGCTGGTTGGCGCCGGTCCTGGCGATGCCGGGCTGCTGACGTTGAAAGGACTACAGCAGATCCAGCAAGCAGATGTCGTGGTCTATGACCGTCTGGTGTCCGACGACATCATGAACCTTGTACGCCGCGATGCGGACCGGGTCTTCGTCGGTAAACGCGCGGGCTACCACTGCGTACCGCAGGAAGAGATTAACCAGATCCTGCTGCGTGAAGCGCAACAGGGTAAACGCGTCGTGAGACTGAAAGGTGGCGATCCGTTCATCTTTGGCCGCGGCGGCGAAGAGCTGGAAACCCTGTGCCACGCCGGTATTCCATTCTCCGTTGTGCCGGGTATTACCGCTGCTTCCGGGTGTTCCGCCTATTCCGGCATTCCGCTGACCCATCGTGATTACGCCCAGAGCGTACGTCTGGTTACCGGACACCTGAAAACCGGCGGAGAGCTGGACTGGGAAAACCTGGCGGCAGAGAAACAGACGCTGGTGTTCTACATGGGTCTGAACCAGGCGGCCACCATTCAGGAAAAACTGATCGAATTTGGTATGCAGCCCGATATGACTGTCGCGTTGGTAGAAAACGGTACTTCTGTGAAGCAACGCGTCGTCAACGGGGTACTGACGCAGCTCGGCGAACTGGCGCAGCAGGTTGAAAGCCCGGCGCTGATTATCGTCGGTCGTGTGGTAGGCCTTCGCGATAAGCTGAACTGGTTCTCGAACCATTAA
- a CDS encoding YhfL family protein — protein MLKFAKITLVAGVLATLTACTGHIENTKNNCSYDYFLHPAISISKIIGGCGPAANQ, from the coding sequence ATGCTGAAATTTGCAAAAATCACCCTCGTTGCTGGTGTTCTGGCTACGCTGACCGCGTGTACTGGCCATATCGAAAATACAAAAAATAACTGCAGCTACGATTACTTCCTGCATCCAGCGATTTCAATTTCTAAAATTATTGGTGGCTGTGGTCCGGCTGCAAACCAGTAA
- a CDS encoding aminotransferase class V-fold PLP-dependent enzyme, whose protein sequence is MKTFPLQSLTLAQAQQKQFALVDTLCRHFPGADFLAGGDIGLAPGLNQPRVTQRVEKVLAEAFHAEAAALVQGAGTGAIRAGLAALLKPGQRLLVHDAPVYPTTQVLVEQMGITLVRADFNCLPAITQAITQHRPDAALVQHTRQQPQDCYVLAEVLAEIARCGVPTLTDDNYAVMKVDGIGCEFGATLSTFSCFKLFGPEGVGAVVGKAEAIAKIRATLYSGGSQIQGAQALEVLRGLVFAPVMHAVQAGVAERLLTMLNSGALPEVKKAVIANAQSKVLIVEFHQPIAARVLKAAQERGALPYPVGAESKYEIPPLFYRLSGTFREANPLLGDYAIRINPNRSGEQTVLRILRESVSAIACE, encoded by the coding sequence ATGAAGACGTTCCCTCTGCAAAGCCTGACGCTTGCGCAGGCACAGCAAAAGCAGTTTGCGCTGGTGGATACGCTTTGCCGTCACTTTCCTGGCGCTGATTTTCTGGCCGGTGGTGATATAGGGCTGGCCCCGGGGCTGAATCAGCCTCGGGTGACGCAACGCGTGGAAAAGGTGCTGGCCGAGGCGTTTCACGCTGAGGCCGCAGCGTTGGTTCAGGGCGCAGGCACCGGGGCTATTCGCGCCGGGCTGGCTGCGCTGCTCAAACCCGGCCAGCGACTGTTAGTTCACGATGCGCCTGTGTATCCTACAACCCAGGTGCTCGTCGAGCAGATGGGCATTACCCTGGTGAGGGCGGATTTTAACTGCCTCCCGGCAATCACCCAGGCGATTACGCAGCATCGTCCTGACGCCGCGCTGGTGCAGCATACGCGTCAGCAACCGCAGGATTGTTACGTGTTAGCCGAGGTGCTGGCGGAAATCGCGCGGTGCGGCGTACCGACGTTAACCGATGACAACTACGCGGTGATGAAAGTTGACGGTATTGGCTGTGAATTTGGGGCGACGCTGTCTACTTTTTCGTGCTTTAAACTCTTCGGCCCGGAGGGCGTCGGGGCGGTGGTCGGCAAGGCGGAAGCTATCGCGAAAATCCGCGCGACGCTTTATTCCGGCGGCAGCCAGATTCAGGGGGCGCAGGCGCTGGAGGTGCTTCGTGGTCTGGTTTTCGCGCCGGTGATGCATGCGGTACAGGCTGGCGTTGCTGAACGGTTGCTGACGATGCTTAATAGCGGAGCGCTACCCGAGGTGAAAAAGGCCGTCATCGCCAATGCCCAGTCGAAGGTGCTGATCGTGGAGTTTCATCAGCCGATTGCCGCCCGCGTGCTGAAAGCGGCGCAAGAGAGAGGCGCGCTGCCATACCCGGTGGGAGCTGAGTCGAAGTATGAGATCCCTCCGCTGTTCTATCGCCTTTCGGGGACGTTTCGCGAAGCGAATCCGTTGCTGGGTGATTATGCGATTCGTATTAATCCAAACCGAAGTGGAGAACAGACCGTGCTACGTATTCTGCGCGAGAGCGTGAGTGCGATAGCATGTGAATGA
- a CDS encoding YhfT family protein translates to MDLYIQIVVVACLTGMTSLLAHRSAAVFHDGIRPILPQLIEGYMNRREAGSIAFGLSIGFVASVGISFTLKTGLLNAWLLFLPTDILGVLAMNSLLAFGLGAIWGVLILTCLLPVNHLLTALPVDVLGSLGELSSPVVSAFALFPLVAIFYQFGWKHSIIAAVVVLMTRVVVVRYFPHLNPESIEIFVGMMMLLAIAITHDIRHRGDDEMDASGLSVFEERTSRIIKNLPYIAIVGALIAAVASMKIFAGSEVSIFTLEKAYSAGISPEQSQTLVNQAALAEFMRGLGFVPMIATTALATGVYAVAGFTFVFSVGYLAPNPWIAAILGAIVISAEVLLLRSIGKWLGRYPSVRNASDNIRNAMNMLMEMALLVGSIFAAIKMAGYTGFSIAVAIYFLNESIGRPVQKMAAPVVAVMITGIVLNILYWFGLFVPA, encoded by the coding sequence ATGGATCTGTATATTCAGATTGTGGTGGTGGCCTGCCTGACCGGCATGACGTCACTTCTGGCACATCGCTCGGCGGCCGTCTTTCATGACGGTATCCGCCCGATTCTGCCGCAGCTGATCGAGGGGTACATGAATCGCCGTGAGGCGGGGAGTATCGCGTTTGGTCTGAGTATCGGCTTTGTGGCGTCGGTGGGGATCTCATTTACCCTGAAAACCGGCTTGCTCAACGCCTGGCTGCTGTTCCTGCCGACGGATATTCTCGGCGTGCTGGCGATGAACAGCCTACTGGCGTTCGGTCTGGGCGCTATCTGGGGCGTATTGATTCTGACCTGCCTGCTGCCGGTGAACCATCTGCTCACGGCGCTGCCGGTTGATGTACTGGGTAGCCTCGGTGAACTGAGTTCTCCGGTGGTTTCCGCATTCGCACTCTTCCCGCTGGTGGCGATTTTCTATCAGTTTGGCTGGAAGCACAGCATTATCGCGGCGGTGGTGGTACTGATGACCCGCGTGGTGGTGGTGCGTTACTTCCCACACCTGAACCCGGAATCAATTGAGATTTTTGTGGGGATGATGATGCTGCTGGCGATCGCCATTACGCATGATATTCGCCACCGCGGCGATGACGAGATGGATGCCAGCGGGCTATCGGTCTTTGAAGAACGAACCTCGCGGATTATTAAAAACCTGCCGTATATCGCCATTGTCGGCGCGTTGATTGCCGCCGTCGCCAGTATGAAGATTTTCGCCGGCAGCGAGGTTTCAATTTTTACGCTGGAAAAAGCGTATTCGGCTGGGATTTCGCCGGAGCAGTCGCAGACGCTGGTGAATCAGGCGGCCCTGGCGGAGTTTATGCGCGGGCTGGGTTTTGTACCGATGATTGCGACAACCGCGCTGGCGACGGGCGTGTATGCGGTAGCGGGTTTTACCTTCGTGTTCTCCGTAGGTTACCTGGCGCCGAACCCGTGGATAGCGGCAATCCTTGGCGCTATCGTGATTTCAGCGGAAGTGTTACTGCTGCGCTCTATTGGCAAATGGCTGGGGCGTTATCCGTCAGTGCGTAACGCATCGGACAATATTCGTAATGCGATGAATATGCTGATGGAAATGGCGCTGCTGGTAGGCTCGATTTTTGCCGCCATCAAGATGGCAGGCTACACCGGTTTCTCAATTGCGGTAGCGATTTACTTCCTCAACGAATCGATAGGGCGTCCGGTTCAGAAGATGGCGGCTCCGGTCGTAGCGGTAATGATAACCGGTATTGTGCTGAATATTCTCTACTGGTTTGGTCTGTTTGTTCCGGCTTGA
- a CDS encoding DUF2620 domain-containing protein, whose product MKKIGVAGLQREQIKKTIETAAPGCFEVSIHNDMEAAMKVKSGLLDYYIGACNTGAGAALSIAIAVIGYNKSCTIARPGIKAKDEHIAKMVAEGKVAFGLSVEHVEHAIPMLVNHLK is encoded by the coding sequence ATGAAAAAGATTGGCGTTGCTGGCTTACAGCGTGAGCAGATTAAAAAGACCATTGAAACCGCAGCTCCGGGTTGCTTTGAAGTATCCATTCATAACGACATGGAAGCGGCGATGAAAGTGAAATCCGGACTGCTGGATTACTACATCGGCGCTTGTAACACCGGCGCGGGCGCGGCGCTGTCGATTGCCATCGCGGTGATTGGCTACAACAAAAGCTGCACTATCGCCAGGCCGGGTATTAAGGCGAAAGACGAACATATCGCAAAAATGGTTGCGGAAGGGAAAGTGGCTTTTGGTCTCTCCGTCGAACATGTTGAACATGCGATTCCGATGCTGGTTAACCATTTGAAATAA
- a CDS encoding phosphotriesterase-related protein, protein MNFDPTGYTWVHEHLHIDLSGFKNNLDCRLDQYDLICQEMKDLRASGVSNIIEMTNRYMGRNPQFMLDLMRDTGINVMACTGYYQDAFFPEHVAARSVEQLAQEMVDEIVIGIDGTELKAGIIAEIGSSEGVITPLEEKVFIAAARAHIETGRPISTHTSFSTMGLEQLVLLQAHGVDLSRVTVGHCDLKDNLDNILRMIDLGAYVQFDTIGKNNYYPDEKRIGMLHALRNRGLLDRVMLSMDITRRSHLKANGGNGYDYLLTTFIPQLRQSGFSQADVDTMLRDNPSKFFQ, encoded by the coding sequence ATGAACTTTGATCCGACGGGCTATACCTGGGTCCACGAACATCTGCATATCGATCTCTCTGGGTTCAAAAATAACCTCGACTGCCGGTTAGATCAGTACGATCTGATTTGTCAGGAGATGAAGGATCTCCGGGCGTCAGGCGTCAGCAATATTATTGAGATGACCAACCGCTATATGGGGCGTAATCCACAATTCATGCTCGACCTGATGCGCGATACCGGTATCAACGTCATGGCCTGCACTGGCTATTACCAGGATGCGTTTTTCCCTGAACATGTCGCGGCTCGCAGCGTGGAACAGCTCGCGCAGGAGATGGTCGATGAGATAGTCATCGGTATTGATGGTACTGAATTGAAGGCCGGAATTATTGCGGAAATTGGCTCCAGCGAAGGGGTGATTACGCCGCTTGAAGAGAAGGTGTTTATCGCCGCGGCGCGGGCGCACATCGAAACCGGACGTCCCATCTCCACCCACACCTCGTTTAGCACCATGGGCCTGGAACAGCTGGTGTTGCTGCAGGCGCACGGCGTTGACCTTTCTCGCGTAACCGTTGGTCACTGCGACCTGAAAGATAATCTCGACAATATCTTACGCATGATCGATCTCGGCGCGTATGTGCAGTTCGATACCATCGGTAAAAACAACTATTACCCGGACGAGAAACGCATTGGCATGCTCCATGCGCTGCGCAATCGCGGGCTGCTTGATCGCGTGATGCTTTCCATGGACATTACCCGCCGCTCGCATTTAAAAGCCAATGGCGGCAATGGCTACGACTATCTGTTAACCACTTTTATCCCACAGTTGCGCCAGTCAGGATTCAGCCAGGCCGATGTGGACACGATGTTACGTGATAACCCCTCAAAATTTTTCCAATAA
- a CDS encoding phosphopentomutase, with protein MARFVVLVIDSFGVGAMKDVTLVRPQDAGANTCGHILGELPQLRLPTMEKLGLINALGFTPGVMKPSASAVWGVAELQHEGGDTFMGHQEILGTRPQAPLRMPFSDVINGVEQALKAAGWQVERRGGDLAFLWVNNAVAVGDNLEADLGQVYNITANLAVIPFDEVLKIGRVVREQVQVGRVIAFGGQLKDSQRILDAAETKEGRFIGINAPRSGAYENGFQVRHMGFGVDEQVQVPQKLHDVGIPTVLVGKVADIVANPHGRSWQNLVDSQQIMDITLNEFNAEPTVFICTNIQETDLAGHAEDVARYAERLQLVDLNLSRLLAAMDPSDCLVVMADHGNDPTIGHSHHTREVVPVLVYQQGLEPAQLGIRATLSDVGATVCEFFGAAAPQNGCSFLSALRLTGDTL; from the coding sequence ATGGCTCGATTCGTCGTGTTGGTGATCGACAGTTTTGGTGTTGGCGCAATGAAAGACGTCACGCTGGTCAGGCCGCAGGATGCGGGAGCGAATACCTGCGGCCATATCCTGGGCGAACTCCCGCAGTTACGGTTGCCAACCATGGAAAAGTTGGGGCTGATTAACGCTCTGGGCTTTACGCCTGGCGTGATGAAACCTTCAGCATCGGCGGTTTGGGGCGTTGCAGAGCTGCAGCATGAAGGGGGAGATACCTTTATGGGCCATCAGGAGATTTTAGGCACACGACCTCAGGCTCCGCTGCGGATGCCATTTAGCGACGTCATCAATGGCGTTGAGCAAGCGCTGAAAGCCGCGGGCTGGCAGGTGGAACGCCGCGGCGGCGATCTGGCGTTTCTTTGGGTCAACAATGCGGTCGCAGTGGGCGATAACCTCGAAGCGGATTTAGGTCAGGTCTACAACATTACCGCCAATCTTGCCGTTATCCCATTTGATGAGGTGCTAAAAATAGGCCGTGTGGTGCGTGAGCAGGTTCAGGTCGGGCGCGTGATCGCGTTTGGCGGTCAGCTTAAAGACAGCCAGCGCATTCTGGATGCAGCCGAGACCAAAGAAGGACGCTTTATCGGCATTAACGCTCCACGTTCCGGCGCCTATGAAAATGGCTTCCAGGTCAGGCATATGGGTTTTGGCGTAGATGAGCAGGTACAGGTGCCGCAAAAACTGCATGACGTCGGAATCCCTACCGTGCTGGTCGGTAAAGTGGCGGACATCGTTGCCAATCCGCACGGGCGCAGCTGGCAAAACCTGGTGGATAGCCAGCAGATCATGGATATCACGCTTAACGAATTTAACGCTGAGCCGACGGTATTTATCTGTACCAACATTCAGGAAACCGATCTTGCCGGGCACGCTGAAGACGTAGCGCGGTATGCCGAACGGTTGCAGCTTGTCGATCTTAATCTTTCACGCCTTTTGGCCGCTATGGATCCAAGTGACTGTCTGGTGGTCATGGCCGATCACGGCAACGATCCGACCATCGGTCACAGCCATCATACCCGGGAAGTTGTGCCGGTACTGGTGTATCAACAGGGGCTGGAGCCTGCGCAATTAGGCATCCGGGCGACGTTATCCGATGTTGGCGCGACGGTGTGTGAATTTTTCGGCGCGGCGGCGCCACAAAATGGCTGCTCTTTTCTCTCGGCATTGCGCCTTACAGGAGACACCTTATGA
- a CDS encoding YhfX family PLP-dependent enzyme, with product MFIDALKRQNPALISAAIALWQQGKIAPDSWVIDVDQVMENGKRLLDVARQHGISLYLMTKQVGRNPWLAEKLLQLGYEGIVVVDYKESRVMRRAGLPVAHQGHLVQIPSRLVNEAVAQGTEVITLFSLEKAREVSAAAVKAGCEQNVMLKVYDKDDFLYPGQESGFPLKYLTDVVNEIGSLPGLRLCGLTHFPCLLWDEKSAQTMPTPNLHTLVSARRQLAEAGIAIEQLNAPSASSCASLPLLAEYGVTHAEPGHALTGTIPCNQKGDQPERIAMLWLSEVSHTFRGDSYCYGGGYYRRGHAQNALVFTPENDAPIAAKLKPVDDSSIDYYLPVAGEFPVSSAVIFCFRTQIFVTRSDVVLVSGIQRGAAEIVARYDSLGNILED from the coding sequence ATGTTTATAGATGCATTGAAACGCCAGAACCCCGCACTTATCTCGGCCGCTATCGCGTTGTGGCAGCAAGGGAAGATCGCGCCTGACAGTTGGGTCATTGATGTTGATCAGGTCATGGAGAATGGCAAACGCCTGCTGGATGTCGCCAGGCAACATGGCATCTCGCTATATCTGATGACCAAACAGGTAGGACGTAACCCGTGGCTGGCAGAGAAGCTGTTACAGCTTGGCTATGAAGGCATCGTGGTTGTCGATTACAAGGAGAGCCGCGTCATGCGCCGCGCCGGGTTACCGGTTGCGCATCAGGGACATCTGGTGCAGATCCCGTCGCGGCTGGTCAATGAGGCAGTGGCGCAAGGCACTGAGGTCATCACATTGTTCTCGCTGGAGAAAGCGCGCGAAGTTTCGGCTGCGGCGGTGAAGGCCGGCTGTGAACAGAACGTGATGCTGAAGGTGTATGACAAGGATGATTTTCTCTATCCGGGGCAGGAAAGCGGATTTCCGCTGAAGTATCTGACGGATGTGGTCAATGAAATCGGCAGCCTGCCGGGCCTGCGTCTGTGCGGGTTAACCCATTTCCCCTGCCTGTTATGGGATGAAAAATCAGCGCAGACGATGCCGACGCCTAATCTGCACACGCTGGTGAGCGCCCGACGTCAGTTGGCGGAAGCCGGGATTGCCATTGAGCAACTTAATGCGCCGTCAGCCAGTAGCTGCGCGTCACTTCCCCTGTTGGCGGAATATGGTGTCACCCATGCTGAGCCGGGTCATGCGCTGACCGGCACCATTCCTTGTAACCAAAAAGGCGACCAGCCGGAACGCATTGCGATGCTGTGGTTAAGCGAGGTTTCACACACGTTTCGTGGGGACAGTTATTGCTATGGCGGGGGCTATTACCGTCGTGGTCACGCGCAAAACGCGCTGGTCTTTACGCCGGAAAATGACGCCCCAATAGCCGCAAAGCTTAAACCCGTCGACGACAGCAGCATTGACTACTACCTGCCTGTAGCCGGCGAATTTCCGGTGAGTAGCGCGGTGATCTTCTGTTTTCGCACCCAGATCTTCGTGACGCGTAGCGACGTGGTGCTGGTGTCGGGCATTCAGCGCGGCGCGGCTGAAATCGTCGCGCGTTACGACAGTCTCGGCAATATTCTGGAGGACTAA
- a CDS encoding PRD domain-containing protein — protein sequence MENRLNLLCEAGVIDKDICSGMLQVVRRLDEEWCLPVYSEQGTMAMTHMASALMRSRQGEVIEALDGELLEELAQSHLWPTILLVHQALLKEFTVTPHANEEGYMLANLYGLWMAANEGV from the coding sequence ATGGAAAACAGGCTTAACCTGCTGTGTGAAGCGGGCGTTATCGACAAGGATATTTGTAGCGGCATGCTGCAGGTGGTCAGGCGGCTGGATGAAGAGTGGTGTTTACCGGTTTATAGCGAGCAAGGGACCATGGCGATGACCCATATGGCGAGCGCGTTAATGCGCAGTCGCCAGGGCGAAGTGATTGAAGCGCTGGATGGTGAGCTGTTGGAGGAGTTGGCGCAATCTCATCTGTGGCCAACTATTTTATTGGTACATCAGGCGCTGCTGAAAGAGTTCACGGTGACGCCGCACGCGAATGAAGAAGGCTATATGTTGGCTAACCTGTACGGATTGTGGATGGCGGCGAACGAAGGCGTCTGA
- the trpS gene encoding tryptophan--tRNA ligase encodes MTKPIVFSGAQPSGELTIGNYMGALRQWVSMQDDYHCIYCIVDQHAITVRQDAQQLRKATLDTLALYLACGIDPEKSTIFVQSHVPEHAQLGWALNCYTYFGELSRMTQFKDKSARYAENINAGLFDYPVLMAADILLYQTNQVPVGEDQKQHLELSRDIAQRFNALYGDIFKVPEPFIPKSGARVMSLLEPTKKMSKSDDNRNNVIGLLEDPKSVVKKIKRAMTDSEEPPVVRYDVQNKAGVSNLLDILSAVTGQSIPELEQHFEGKMYGHLKGEVAEAVSGMLTELQARYHRFRNDEAFLQKVMKDGAEKASARASVTLKAVYEAIGFVAKP; translated from the coding sequence ATGACTAAGCCCATCGTTTTTAGTGGCGCACAGCCCTCAGGTGAATTGACCATTGGCAACTATATGGGTGCGCTGCGTCAGTGGGTGAGCATGCAGGATGACTACCATTGCATCTACTGCATCGTAGACCAACATGCCATCACCGTTCGTCAGGATGCTCAGCAACTGCGTAAAGCAACGCTGGATACGCTGGCGTTGTATCTGGCATGCGGAATCGATCCTGAAAAAAGCACCATTTTCGTGCAGTCTCACGTACCGGAACATGCCCAGCTAGGTTGGGCGCTGAACTGCTACACCTACTTCGGCGAACTGAGCCGTATGACCCAGTTCAAAGACAAATCCGCGCGCTATGCGGAGAACATCAACGCCGGTCTGTTTGATTATCCGGTGCTGATGGCGGCAGACATCCTGCTGTATCAGACCAACCAGGTACCGGTTGGCGAAGATCAGAAACAGCATCTGGAACTGAGCCGCGATATTGCCCAGCGCTTTAACGCCCTGTATGGCGACATCTTCAAAGTGCCTGAGCCGTTCATTCCTAAATCCGGTGCGCGCGTGATGTCGCTACTGGAGCCGACGAAGAAAATGTCCAAGTCGGATGACAACCGCAACAACGTGATCGGCCTGCTGGAAGATCCGAAATCCGTGGTTAAGAAAATCAAACGAGCGATGACCGACTCCGAAGAGCCGCCGGTTGTTCGCTACGACGTGCAGAACAAAGCAGGTGTTTCCAACCTGCTGGATATCCTCTCTGCCGTCACTGGCCAGAGCATTCCGGAGCTGGAACAGCACTTCGAAGGCAAAATGTATGGTCATCTGAAAGGTGAAGTCGCAGAAGCCGTTTCCGGCATGCTGACCGAGCTTCAGGCGCGGTATCACCGTTTCCGTAACGATGAAGCTTTCCTGCAGAAAGTGATGAAAGACGGTGCGGAGAAAGCCAGCGCCCGCGCGTCTGTTACGCTGAAAGCCGTTTACGAAGCGATTGGTTTTGTGGCCAAGCCGTAA
- the gph gene encoding phosphoglycolate phosphatase — MDKFQDIRGAAFDLDGTLVDSAPGLAAAVDMALYALELPVAGEERVITWIGNGADVLMERALAWSRQERATLRKTMGKPPVDDDIPAEEQVRILRKLFDRYYGDVAEEGTFLFPDVADTLGALHAKGLPLGLVTNKPTPFVAPLLEALDIAKYFSVVIGGDDVQNKKPHPDPLLLVASKLGIKPEQMLFVGDSRNDIQAAKAAGCPSVGLTYGYNYGESIALSQPDVIYDRINELLPALGLPHSENQELKND; from the coding sequence ATGGATAAGTTTCAGGATATTCGGGGCGCTGCATTTGACCTCGACGGCACGCTGGTCGACAGCGCGCCGGGATTAGCCGCTGCGGTGGATATGGCGCTGTATGCGCTGGAACTGCCGGTTGCCGGTGAAGAACGTGTTATCACCTGGATTGGTAACGGTGCAGATGTACTGATGGAGCGCGCGCTGGCGTGGTCTCGTCAGGAGCGCGCAACTTTACGCAAAACGATGGGTAAACCCCCCGTTGATGATGATATTCCCGCCGAGGAACAGGTGCGTATTTTGCGTAAGCTGTTCGACAGATACTACGGCGATGTCGCAGAAGAGGGAACATTCCTGTTCCCTGATGTTGCCGATACGCTGGGCGCGCTGCATGCGAAAGGATTGCCGCTGGGTCTGGTGACCAATAAACCGACTCCGTTTGTCGCGCCATTGCTCGAGGCGTTGGATATCGCCAAATACTTTAGCGTGGTCATCGGTGGTGACGACGTGCAGAATAAAAAACCGCATCCGGATCCGCTGCTGTTGGTGGCAAGCAAGCTTGGCATCAAGCCCGAGCAAATGCTCTTCGTAGGGGATTCACGCAATGATATTCAGGCGGCAAAAGCTGCTGGCTGTCCGTCCGTTGGCCTGACCTATGGCTACAACTACGGCGAGTCGATCGCGCTGAGCCAGCCCGACGTTATTTACGACCGTATTAATGAACTACTGCCCGCTCTCGGGCTTCCGCATAGCGAAAATCAGGAATTAAAAAATGACTAA